gttttagattttttgaatgaaaaaatatcatgtTCCTAACTTTATTCTGCTACGATTTTTACCGTAAGCTTGAAGTATTTCGACATGCGGTAAAAGACGTCTCAATTCTTCTTGAGATTTCGGCTTGAGAATTGCACCACCGCCAAATATGATTCTCAACGACGGTAATGAATACTTCTTTACATAACCCGCTCTGAGAAATCGATTGATCATACTCGTGCTTAGCAAAAGCATTACGATCTAAAGATAAGATTAAAGTTGCATCATAATGTTACGTTCGGTTGTATAACTGTAAAAcagtttatataaatcttaacACACTTAACATACAGCttgttccataaatttttttgtacgaCATTGTAAAttgtgatataaattatatttttatagattattttctCAACATATAACTACTTACAaactagatattttttttgtttataatgcTAATGgcaataatgaataataaataaactttgatCATAATATTAAGTGTGTTTTAATTTGTTGACGCAATTTTTTCACAgaatttgcaaagaaaaataagttattattattattatttacaaaaaatctgCAGCAAGaaagatgttttaatatatgtcagctaacatttctttttaactaaattagaatttaagatttaatttttattacttctataaatatatggcttttataaataaagtagtaatttatagttttgatgattttttgaGGACTGTATCTCTATTGCCAGCTCACGATTCTCACCtcgtatttttcaatcaatttgcATGTCATTTCCTCATCAAATTCTGGATAAATGATTACTTTTGCGCTCTGCGTGATTGATTTTACGTTCAACAGCACTCCACTAATCCAATAAAGAGATGAAAACCAAAGTGTCACCGCAGTAACTATATTTAAGTTCTGGTCTGCACCGATCATTATCAGAGTGTAATTGGACAGTTCAACGCCCTTTGGCATCCCTGTGGTGCCTGATGAGTGCAAGATGCACGCCGTTCTCTTTATGTCGTCGAGCTCGGCCAATCGAAAATTTGCCACTTCCGTATTGCTGTAGCTGTTCAAAATGTTAGCGAACGGAATTGCGTCGGGATGATTGCCAAATACCACTATTATGGGATCGTAATTCGTCTTCTTTATCGCACTCTGGATAATGTCCAAGGATAGCTCGCTGCAGAAGATCACCTTTGGGTCAGACAGCTGCAGAAAGTGTAGCGCAGTTTCTAATGACAAACAATGCAGAATTTTGAGTAgattaagtattattattatggttaaataataaaaaaagaataaaaaatacaaattaaataaaaacacacTTTTAGCTTATTATTATTGGAGCTACTTAcatagttataaattaaatactttataaatgtttttttttttaccatatGTTCCGTCTAATCGAGTACTAAAATCGTCATGTCATCATGACACGATTAAATGTATGACTTCATAAGTATTATCAGACTTACGCAAGTCCATATGCTCATTCCACGTATTAAAGATCGCGTTGACATAACTCGCCGCCAAACATGGCACGATAGAATTCAAGTGATTGTTCGTGCACACAGTCACAACATCGCCCGCCTTAATTCCATGTTCTTGTAGCCATAACGCGCATCTCACAATTTTATCTTGCAGCTCCGCATATGTGACCACTTCTTCCGTGCGGGCATCCAACTGTAACATTATTGTTGTTGATATATAGACTATTTCCTTTTAAATCCGTCGTAGATTCTATagctaaaattaaaagaacatCGGATCATTTTACGTAGTTTCTCATAAGCAGTTTTTCACTCAACTTGAGtttttcaagtatttataCAACATGAAACTTATATGCAACAATACGGAAAATCACGAGCAATCTCATTCCACATTtcacttatttattttgttttgaaacATTGACTGCTCAAATGATAAGCTGTTGTAAAATCAAAtgcagatataaattttatattttctactgaTATAAAACCAGTCACAAGTGAAAGAAATGTCTATGCAAACgtgtgattaatttttaagtggttttattttaatttcttttctctttatgaaaaagcaatttaaaaatctccGGAAATTCACTATTATggagtttttttctttttttatagcCTTTAAATTGCTTTCACCATAACAATTctttgacaaaataaaaaaagacaaaaaattgttaaagtaTTGCGACAAAACAAGTTGTACATTTGTTCAAACCAGTTGTCTGACTTAATTATCCGGTTACATCGTgcgtgtttatttttttgtaaaaggtGTGTCTTCATTTCTGTACTCTgacctttttttattcagtagTTATTATAAATCGCTTTATAGCGTTTTTTCATACATTAGTCATAATGAGATATGCACAGTGGAAAATGCTATATTACTGCTAGCTATTTATCTGCTTATCAGTATAgttatatacaatacaatatattatattaaaaggtCACAAGATAGATTTATGCTACTACTAATCGACTAGTAAACGCTGATAAAGcgctaatattaaaatatttacaaaatttttcaatgcaGTGGTTCTCATGCAGCTCGATATCTTATATAAGGTCTGTTTtgtatagctgaactggctgcactagttcagaatTTATCTTCCTCttttaaatgtgaaaagaaaaagataaacttcgaactagtgcagccagttcagctataaagaacagacctattgaaatacagataaatttatcgttgttatttttttagcaaCATTTgcttatttaacaaaatttatttgttatgtttGATGAagattgttttgaaatatgaCTAATTTAAATCTACTTAAATAATAAGACGTTGTAAAACTAAAtgcagatataaattatattttctgctGATATCAACTATTATCACAGGTAAAAGAAATGTCTATGCAAacgtgtaattaatttttgaataattctattttaatttctttttttttttaacaaaaatgttgaGACAAATCTATATAATGTGttttataaatgcattaataaCGAATTGCAACAAATTCTGATTTTATCATTAGTCGCAATCAGtatcgcaattaatttttattaaaacgttATCCTTCATTAAACAACAACTTGCTTTTatctttgcatttttatctaataaatctttttgctatacataaaatagatCAAACGTTATTACGAATAAatcaatgtaaattaaaataagcgttaattataaaatataatataattgttttaaacacTCCGTATATCGATATCACATATAAATGTCTACTCACGTGTGCGATTTTATTTCCattgtttttaatgttaacCCAGATCATCTCTCCAAAACTCTTATAATTACTCGTATAAGGTACCACTTCGCCTatgtaaacattattttctacGGTGAAATTCTTGGATTtagtctaaaaaaaaaagaaaaattcttttctttaaaatgtcacaatatttttgcagtttATGTGTTTCACTGTGTTAATCATATAAACGATGGAAAAATTAACTACGCATGACTGCTCACATTATTCTCCGAGTCCGCAACCATCTTGATAGAAATATCCGAGTCTTAGATCCTACGCACGAGATTCTGGTGTGAGATGCTGATGTGAGATACTGGTGTGATTAGACACCTCGTCgttattcaataaaatctttgcaacataaatatatattgataagctagataatataaaaaaaatatctacgaTTAAAAACTAATCTCTTTCGAGATAGTGGCGTTATGTACGTTTACTTGgcatgttatatattaaataactttaaaaaatatatatgacgCGAGAAAagatttgttaatatatagcATACAAAACCTCGtaagtttttcaattattacataaatattacattttacattaattatatttttagaagaaaGTATCCTACCGAGACTGTAGATATTTACAtgcaaaactttatatttgaatttcatGATAAAATCTGTAGGTTAACTTACAATCTTTTTCGGAACTGTTGCTTTGTCAAGCGAGAAACAAGGACTAAGTTTGGGAAGAATAAAAGTGAACGGCAGATGATCAATCGTCGAAGAATGTTGACGAGaagaattttaatgtatttaaaaaaaaaaaattatttactttgtgattaatattatctgtTAACTATGTATGGTATTTTCTCAAAGATAGCATAACgcgaatatttctttaaaaaaagaaatattgtaagTATATTCTAGTTTGATCTTAAATAAACCATTATACGTAACTaagctaaataaataaataaatattgcacactgcaatagaaagaaataaattcttggGTGTATACTATACCTTCGATTATAATTCAAGAAAACAGGAAAAAGTTACTGAAACTTGAGCGAAAACcaaaaacgtcaatttcaaggaaagagaaaatttcacatttgaaAGTTCTTACACTGCTTGAAGATCAAGTTCTTACTTTCATTAAGTACAACGGAGACCGGTAAACGACGATGTATGTATGAACGTGGACTATAGTCGACTGGTAACATTCAATCATTCTACTACCTGCTTCAGGTATAAGATATATACCTGGAAAATACCCCTCTCTTTGGCAGCAGTTTGGTTACGCGATCGACCTGTAGTCCAACATTTGATCAATTGACATTTGATCCAAGGCAATGTCAGGTCTCATACTTTtgtacttgaaaattttttaacaataaatatatttttattgcatctgCTAAATCTATCGGTATttgattacataattttttataaatatttttaatacttaatttgaatattattctaaatagacttctaaaatatcattaacattGTAGTGAAATTAAACACTATTCAGGTGAGATCTGTAGGATTTTTAGCTGGTGGGAAGAATAaaaagaggagagagagagagagaaaaagagagagagaattgaGATAGACGAAGACAAAGATTCGAAGCTAGATTTGAAAAGTTTGTCAGCTCACTCGCATCAAGTTTGAAATAGAGATTGAAATTTTAGTttggattaaaaattgaaagttgTAGACTTTAATGAGAAACTGAAAAAGAAAGCAAGTTAATGTGAGAgatgataaattgaaaatgcgCTTATTTATCTTCGagtcgaaaagaaaaaaacttacTACTTGACGTTTTCAGTGGCTGTGTGTCTAAATTCCTGGGATAGTTCTTGCGAGTGATTCTCATAAATGAGGTAGAACGGGCCTCGATTTTACAATTCACCAGAGAAAGACACTACACTAGTCATTCACTGGGTAGCGAATAGTTATAACTCGCGAGCCAACCGAATTATGTATGCagcgaaaaattataaatgtggcgaaaaattataagtctgtgaaaattataaatccgAAGATCGTACGTAGCTGCGAAAAACTATATGCGGCGAAAATTATGAGTCCGTAAGTAAATGTCGCGTCTAAAATTTGACTTTGTATATCTTGATTTTTTGGAAAGAGAATGCTTTCTTATGGAGTTTCTTAAATTATGGAAACTTGTCGTGAGGAACAAATTAGGATTTTGAATCATCAAGGAAATTCTAACGTGGAGTAAGATTGTAAAATGCGTTAGCAAATTGGAAGGAAATCGGTGAGAATGACTTTCATAGTAAAAAACCAAAGGATCCTACAAATGAAAATCGATAGATTCTTCGGAGATGAAGGAAGGAATAAATGCGATTCACAAATAAGAAATCATGAGGATAAAGGTTGTTCTAAGGTaagaaagaatgaaaaaattcaataaatagaaGATAGGATGCTTAGATGTAGTATTTGGCgtgtaatattgtaaaaatttatttttaggcACTTTCCAAACATGCCTGTCGGCAAAAATTTAAAGAGAACGTTTTTACTAAACATCCGCGGTTTATGTCCGTCTAGTTTTTTGGCTTATTGAAATTTCCTGAATAAACATCTTTTAGAAACCGAAAATTCAccatttccttttttattttcgttatcttttgaatgataaaagttgaaaattttttactccAAGCGGAATAAGTTTATTTTGCTCGGATATGGCAGTAGATCTAATTCAAAGCTTTATGCGAGTACATAAAGATTCGATTtcaatttccaaaaaaaaatttttggttttgagaaatttttttattattttattatttcattattttttcagcGTCTTATTTGAGGTATTAAACGGGTATATGCGTGTTCGGTTTTCatggaaagaaaaattctctgtttccaaaagatttttatttatcttaatctcaagatttaatttttgagaCCTTCGAACTTTGTTGGACTTGTGGGATAATCGCGCAAAGGAAAGATCGTGCAGGATGTAAGACATAACAACAtgttaatcattattaaaatattattaaattataatacatttgcCATATAAGTTTacttaattctaaaattttaattttgaagatttCGATAAagttctaatttttaattttaatgtattgaaaattaaattttattatattcaatttaactAAATAGTAGATTAAAAAAAGCGTAGATAAAAGAGTAGATAGGAAATAAAAAGCgctttaatctaatttaacaaatattatttttttaaatttacaaagtataataagtataatcaataaaagtaaataattttttatttcttatctaGTACTattcaatgttaaattttgctaaaagtatattatgttagtatttatgcaaaatacaatttttatattactataaaaagTCCAAGGTGTTAAAAAGTTAAGAATGTATAATAGAGCCagtaaaagtaatatatacaaaGGTAAAGGTCCAAATTCATCATTCAAAATGAATAGGCGGCTgaatactttataaaaaaaaaaaattaattaattaaacaaaaaaagtcAGACAAGAAATCGAgacaagaaattttaattttttgacacCATTTGGACTTCGTATATCCTTGAACTTTTGCGCACCAACATTTGgattttttctacattaaCCAGTGAATAAAATTCGACACAGCACATTTaagatgataatatatttaagattataatacattttaaacttTAACTCTCTATGTAACCGTCGCTGTTGACAACCTTGCGTTCATGCAAGGTATTGTATTACCGTTCCGTTTCATTGGTACACTGAGGATAGACTGAGAACCAAAACATatgtgccgaaacgtttgtaatGGTACTTAtcgattaatataatttattgagcAACTAGTTCTATCTCTGGCTTTTGCATagctttttctttaattttataattacaaaataataataaaagattttgctcgatttctgccgtCCATCTGTTGTTTATTTGTCactataatttgtaaataataagaataaagtcataaaagtttgttaaatttctattaGTATTTTGTTAACTAAATTTAccaaacattttataaaaactatttccataaatttttagacatataaataatgcgtTAATACGATGTACaatcttaataatacattaatatgatATGTAATCAATTCCGGTTAATTGGGACTGATGTGTCTGTAACATTTTGGTCTAATTAAGTAATTgcttaaattatacaaattttgattattttgtttattggaatttattttttaaatttgttttaaataaacggTTGCCCCAATTAACTGGCTATTTTATTAGTTGGAATCAACTGTATTAAGaactataatatttctaaaaaataaaataattaaattgtgattttaaaaaatgtattataatttgttgtttacTACAGTTGTTTACTGTATTTGCTTTGGCAGTACATATACAGTTGTTTACTACAgttgtttttaacaaaatgcaaatttggtaattaaatcaatttgaaagaatttgttttaattattagtgttgagaaaaagaaaatatatttaatgatcatTTATAccttattgcaattatttatcttttagtTTTGTATCAATTATCGATAATaatgtcttttctttttttatttgccacGTGGAACTTCCACGTGGAGGTTACTGCTACGCTCTGTGTTCTTTTCTGATGTGTTTATCTACGTTTACCTGATATTGTAAAACGCACTcgctgtaaaataaatactgtTTTGAGAATTCTTAAATAAGAAGTCCTTTTATTACGAACCGATCGTAACAAATCGAAGATTTATTACgtgaatataatttcaacaatttgtATTGCaacatgtataaattaagaataaatatttatagtaaatgtaaataaatgtaaataatttagaataaatcaaaaacaattataaaatatggaaaagtCTAAAGAggtaatattttcattaaagtaaAGTCATTAAAGTAAATCTcttctttaaaaaaagtttaaagaaatctaaaaaataatcttctgCTTACATTATTGTGTGCAATACACATTTGCGTATTGCTAAAATATGCGCGAACATTTGTGATAAGAGAGGCGGCATAATTAACTTGATACACCGATTGTAAATCTATCTGCATAtgcatacaaaatatacatgaaTAGAATGAAAATTGCAACTTTTTGTAATGTTGCAAGGAGAACttctatgtaaataaaattttattacgctTTGTTACGTGTTTATTTGcaatgtgataaatattttgaaataaactgaaataaaatgaaCCAGATAAATGTGAGATAAAAGtttccaattaaatatattatttttgtaaaattttttctagatGTGTGTACTGGAGTTAGTTCGGATTATATTAGGGATATTTATGGTTAACCTATTGTGTACACATATGAGTTGCGTAATCGTGGTTGTTATGGTTTCTTGCTGCCTTCTAATCAATTTATCCTATCTGAAGAGAAGACTTTGGATTCCCTTGTAGCTATGTTTAAAGGGGCAAAAGCACAAGGATATCCGAAAGAAATTTAAGACTTATgactaatttattacatttgattttgtcgttaattaattgcaataaattacaaaattttaacatttgacaatatttcaaaatttctatgACTGTTAATATACACACATACTTTTCTGTGCCCTTACTTACATGCACAGTGAGAAATACAGGTCTAAGAAACGTTTCATAGACATTTAATAGACCTTTATAGACGTCTATACGCGGctgatatatgtatttttgacTTGTCATTTTTCACTGGGTgccaaataatatttttgttatataataattttacgtaaaataatcaaaatttattatcaaatattttttaataacttttatttatatgtaatactcTGCAAATAAATAGTTACGCAATTTTGTTGTAATCATTATATGACAAAGATTTACGAACTTATTTTATgcatctaaaataatatttaaaaattgtacaattgtttattaatttaatcagtttttaaatttggtTAATTAAACCTTAACAAACATTCACAAAGCCATAACCTGGCTTGTGTCTATTGTTAAGAACtagatttatatacaaaaaaattgtttaattttgtcaattaaaaatttaaaattagttagaaattatattaagtattttttttataaaactattaaagacttgttattttaaaacattttaaaattatgaaaaaaataatatataactattgttaattcgcataaaaatatacataaattaaatatgaaatttaagaatttagctttttttcatctactctatgtatatatcaggagacgcggtagtgtctccggcaaagttcaaaaaacgacactactaagtcaggaaaaaagtttttggcaaagttcagaaaatgacactactaaATAAATCCTGCACCATtgtgaagaaattataattaatatcattttattctaCTTTTTCTAGTTTTTTAGCCATTGCTCTTAAATCCTTCCTTGCGATTTTCCCAGAACCTGTGTACGGAAAAGTATCCAGAAATATCACTCCGGCACGCAATTTGTATTGATCACTCATTTTACTTGCAACGAGATCtatcaattctttttccgtcacctataaaaacaattttttaaataaaatctttcgaaaaaatattaattcttaaaaaatattaattcttttattatctaCAATAAATAAACTCCCGCTCTGTTAATTCCTTATATTTACAACAAGATTACCTTGAAGCCGGGCTTTTTGCTAACATATGCAAGAGGATGTTCGTCGTCTGTTGCATGAGGTACCGCTACTACTGCAACTTCCAACACTCCTGGATGTAACTGTAATACAGCCTCAATTTCTCCAGGTGATATTTGAAAGTTCCTATATTTCATAAGCTCctttattttgtcaaaaataaaaagttctcCATTGCTGTCGATATAACCAATATCACCTGAATGTAGCCATCctagaaaaaaattccaatttatttttaataatattattattattctagtaatctaatatttaacaaaataaaattgtatttaattattttgattaatatgtaaataatctattgtttttataatattaatagtgtTATGAGAAGAAGAATTTTCTTACCGTCTTTATCAACTGTATTGTTTGTCGCTTCAGGATTCTTGTAATAACCATTCATCATGTTCTTCGAGCGTATCCATATTTCTCCCGATTGATTCGGTTCCATGACTTTTCCACTTTCCGGGTCCACGAtctttatttgtacatttgGAACTACCGTTCCGCAAGACCCGTTCTTATGATTCGGGTTTTGCCTCACTGCCACCCCGCCGACTTCCGTCATTCCTAAACAAGTGAATGAATAATACAGAACttgttacaataaatttttttgttttagattttttgataaaaaaatatcatgttccaaattttattgtgcTACGATTCTTACCGTAAACTTGAAGTATTTCGACGTGCGGTAAAAGACGTCTCAATTCTTCTTGAGATTTCGGCTTGAGAATTGCACCACCGCCAAATATGATTCTTAACGACGGTAATGAATACTTCTTTACATAACCCGCTCTGAGAAATCGATTGATCATACTCGTGCTTAGAAAAAGCATTACAATCTAAAGATAAGATTAAAGTTGCATCATAACGTTGCATTCCGTTGTATAATTGTAAAACAGTTTATCTAATTCTTAACATACTTAACACACAGCttgttctataaaatttatagtacgacattgtaaattataatataaattatatttttatatattattatctcaaCATATAACTAATCACATActagatttttttgtttataatgcTAATGGCAATAatgattgaataataaataaactttgaaCTTAATATTAAGTGTGTTTGAATTTGTTGACGCAGTTTTTGcacaaaatttgcaaagaaaaataaattattattattattatttaccaaAAAATCTGCATCAAGaaagatgttttaatataGGTCagttaacatttctttttaactaaataagaatttaaggttttgtttttattacttctataaaaataaagtttctataaataaagtagTAGTTTATagttttgatgattttttgaGGACTGTATCTCTATTGCCAGCTCACGATTCTCACCtcgtatttttcaatcaatttgcATGTCATTTCCTCATCGAATTCCGGATAAATGATTACTTTTGCACCCTGCGTGATTGACCTTACATTCATCACCACTCCACTAATCCAATAAAGAGTCGTAAACCAAAGTGTCACCGCGGTGAATTTCTGGTCTATGCTAATCATCATCAGAGTGTAATTGGACAGTTCAACGCTCTTTGGCATTCCTGTGGTGCCTGATGAATGTATGATACACACCGTTCTCTTTATGTTGTCGAGCTTGGCATATCGGAAATTCGCCACTTCCATATTGCTGTAGTTGTTCAAAATGTTGGCGAACGGAATTGCGTCAGGATGATTGCCGAATACTACTATTATGGGATCGTAATTCGTCTTCATTATCGCACTCTGGATAATGTCCAAGGATAGCTTGCTGCAGAAGATCACTTTTGGCTCACACAGCTGCAGAAAGTGTAGCGCAGTTTCTAATGGCAAACAATGCAGAATTTTGAGTAGATTAAGTATTATcattatgattaaataataaaaaaaaattgaataataaaaaaaaagaataaaaaatacacattaaataaaaacacacTTATTAGCTTACTATTATTGGAGTTTTTTAcatagttataaattaaatactttgtaaatgtatttaatttatttcttcgtgATTATATGTTCCGTCTAATCAAATACAAATTGTCATATCATCATGACACGATTAAATGTAcgattttataagtattatc
This window of the Linepithema humile isolate Giens D197 chromosome 1, Lhum_UNIL_v1.0, whole genome shotgun sequence genome carries:
- the LOC105675782 gene encoding uncharacterized protein isoform X2 produces the protein MLQLDARTEEVVTYAELQDKIVRCALWLQEHGIKAGDVVTVCTNNHLNSIVPCLAASYVNAIFNTWNEHMDLQTALHFLQLSDPKVIFCSELSLDIIQSAIKKTNYDPIIVVFGNHPDAIPFANILNSYSNTEVANFRLAELDDIKRTACILHSSGTTGMPKGVELSNYTLIMIGADQNLNIVTAVTLWFSSLYWISGVLLNVKSITQSAKVIIYPEFDEEMTCKLIEKYEIVMLLLSTSMINRFLRAGYVKKYSLPSLRIIFGGGAILKPKSQEELRRLLPHVEILQAYGMTEIGGMAVMQNPNHKNGSCGTVVSNVQVKIVNPKSGKVVGPNQSGEIWIRSKNIMNGYYKNPEATNSTIDKDGWLHSGDIGYFDSDGELFIFDRIKELMKYRGHQISPGEIEAVLQLHPGVLEVAVVAVPHATDDEHPLAYVSKKPGFKVTEKELIDLVASKMSDQYKLRAGVIFLDTFPYTGSGKIAKKDLRAMAKKLEKVE
- the LOC105675782 gene encoding uncharacterized protein isoform X1 gives rise to the protein MVADSENNTKSKNFTVENNVYIGEVVPYTSNYKSFGEMIWVNIKNNGNKIAHLDARTEEVVTYAELQDKIVRCALWLQEHGIKAGDVVTVCTNNHLNSIVPCLAASYVNAIFNTWNEHMDLQTALHFLQLSDPKVIFCSELSLDIIQSAIKKTNYDPIIVVFGNHPDAIPFANILNSYSNTEVANFRLAELDDIKRTACILHSSGTTGMPKGVELSNYTLIMIGADQNLNIVTAVTLWFSSLYWISGVLLNVKSITQSAKVIIYPEFDEEMTCKLIEKYEIVMLLLSTSMINRFLRAGYVKKYSLPSLRIIFGGGAILKPKSQEELRRLLPHVEILQAYGMTEIGGMAVMQNPNHKNGSCGTVVSNVQVKIVNPKSGKVVGPNQSGEIWIRSKNIMNGYYKNPEATNSTIDKDGWLHSGDIGYFDSDGELFIFDRIKELMKYRGHQISPGEIEAVLQLHPGVLEVAVVAVPHATDDEHPLAYVSKKPGFKVTEKELIDLVASKMSDQYKLRAGVIFLDTFPYTGSGKIAKKDLRAMAKKLEKVE
- the LOC105675801 gene encoding uncharacterized protein, yielding MVTESENNTKSKNFTVENNVYIGEVVSYTSNYKSFGEMIWDSIKNNGNKIAHLDALTEEVVTYAELQDKIVRCALWLQEHGIKTDDVVTVCTNNHLNSIVPCLAASYINAIFNTWHEHLDLQTALHFLQLCEPKVIFCSKLSLDIIQSAIMKTNYDPIIVVFGNHPDAIPFANILNNYSNMEVANFRYAKLDNIKRTVCIIHSSGTTGMPKSVELSNYTLMMISIDQKFTAVTLWFTTLYWISGVVMNVRSITQGAKVIIYPEFDEEMTCKLIEKYEIVMLFLSTSMINRFLRAGYVKKYSLPSLRIIFGGGAILKPKSQEELRRLLPHVEILQVYGMTEVGGVAVRQNPNHKNGSCGTVVPNVQIKIVDPESGKVMEPNQSGEIWIRSKNMMNGYYKNPEATNNTVDKDGWLHSGDIGYIDSNGELFIFDKIKELMKYRNFQISPGEIEAVLQLHPGVLEVAVVAVPHATDDEHPLAYVSKKPGFKVTEKELIDLVASKMSDQYKLRAGVIFLDTFPYTGSGKIARKDLRAMAKKLEKVE